The Triticum aestivum cultivar Chinese Spring chromosome 3A, IWGSC CS RefSeq v2.1, whole genome shotgun sequence genome includes a region encoding these proteins:
- the LOC123060165 gene encoding uncharacterized protein, with the protein MRARTADHLEALSLEIERKLHKALNSNSQRLKLLQQLFADIALKIDDRARDKILSTNNEGIAPVDEREDSHLCFYEILANHYVKVPQSGRRILELIVQLWSQSFAANIFALLFHRWLFEVSLEGKEVSLRYSSALVQGATNVFWIDIQTNTRYFLPLYHYLLEEVALVPDQLIKISPQAGRNLFCLLSRFMLFYDQDHLLTSFLGHFPAFPNSFLVGGAADYFVIELTDQLQKLKVEPVLLHYLSRMTILQGWELRMSTSTRLKSCLYSFTSPGGPAYPTRAVRHAAWNTLDLLFPVGRYPRHVISLFFRLLYPWYWPSSCWNFVMTCVSTIYYYILNLLVSIWENMRRRDHQRMHRE; encoded by the exons ATGCGGGCCCGCACGGCGGACCACCTCGAGGCGCTCTCCCTCGAGATCGAGCGCAAGCTGCACAAG GCTCTGAATTCCAACTCACAGCGCCTCAAGCTGCTGCAGCAGCTGTTCGCCGATATCGCGCTCAAGATCGACGACCGCGCTCGAG ATAAGATTTTAAGCACCAATAATGAGGGAATCGCTCCAGTAGATGAACGCGAAGACAGCCATTTGTGTTTCTATGAGATTCTTGCAAATCACTATGTGAAAGTCCCTCAAAGTGGGAGGCGTATACTTGAGTTGATAGTGCAACTCTGGAGCCAATCCTTTGCAGCCAACATATTTGCGCTTCTTTTTCACAGATGG TTGTTTGAAGTCTCTCTTGAGGGGAAAGAGGTATCACTAAGATACAGCTCTGCTCTTGTCCAAGGAGCTACTAACGTTTTTTG GATTGACATCCAAACCAATACAAGGTACTTCCTCCCATTGTATCAT TATCTCCTTGAAGAAGTGGCTTTAGTTCCAGATCAACTCATTAAGATATCACCACAG GCTGGTAGAAATTTATTCTGCCTCCTCTCCAGATTCATGCTGTTCTATGATCAGG ATCACTTGCTTACAAGTTTTCTTGGGCATTTCCCTGCTTTTCCAAATTCTTTCTTGGTTGGTGGAGCTGCAGATTACTTTGTGATTGAACTCACCGATCAG CTCCAGAAGCTAAAAGTGGAGCCAGTACTGCTGCACTACCTTTCCCGCATGACCATCCTTCAAG GCTGGGAGTTGAGGATGAGTACAAGCACCAGGCTAAAGTCATGCCTGTATAGCTTCACATCTCCTGGAGGCCCTGCCTATCCAACAAGAGCCGTCCGGCATGCAGCCTGGAATACGTTGGATTTACTTTTTCCT GTGGGTCGCTATCCGAGGCACGTGATAAGTCTGTTCTTTCGGCTGCTCTATCCATGGTATTGGCCTTCCTCTTGCTGGAACTTCGTCATGACCTGCGTGAGCACCATCTACTACTACATCTTGAATCTCCTCGTCTCGATCTGGGAGAACATGAGGAGGCGCGACCATCAAAGGATGCACAGAGAATGA
- the LOC123060164 gene encoding peroxisomal fatty acid beta-oxidation multifunctional protein has translation MAGSIRVTMEVGADGVALITICNPPVNALHPIIIEGLKEKYAEALDRDDVKAIVLTGAAGKFCGGFDINVFSKVHETGDVSILPEMSFELVSNMMEDGKKPSVAAIQGLALGGGLELTMGCHARIATPEAQLGLPELTLGVIPGAGGTQRLPRLVGLPKAIEMMLQSKFITAKEGKERGFIDALCSPDELIKMSRSWALEIANYRKPWIRSLGRTDRLGSLSEARAVLSMARQQANKVAANMPQHQACLDVIEEGALYGGHAGVVKEAKVFKELVVSTTSRALVHAFFAQRSTTKVPGVTDIQLKPRNIRKVAVIGGGLMGSGIATALLVGNISVVLKEVNPQFLQRGQKTIAGNLEGLVKRGSLTKDKMSKAISLLKGALDYSDFKDVDMVIEAVIEKVPLKQSIFADIEKICPPHCILATNTSTIDLNVIGEKTNSQDRIIGAHFFSPAHIMPLLEIVRTEKTSPQAILDLITVGKIIKKIPVVVGNCTGFAVNRTFFPYTQGAQLLVSLGIDLFRIDRIISNFGMPMGPFQLQDLAGYGVALAVKDIYAAAFGTRNFNSVLVDLMAETGRQGKSNGKGYYLYEKGAKPKPDPNVQHVIDEYRRQAKTMPGGKPVTLSDQDILEMVFFPVVNEACRVMDENVVIRAADLDIASVLGMGFPKYRGGLIFWADTVGASYIHSKLSKWAEMYGDFFKPSSYLEERAKSGRPLAAPRTAHQASTRSRM, from the exons ATGGCGGGGTCGATCCGCGTCACCATGGAGGTCGGCGCCGACGGCGTCGCGCTCATCACCATCTGCAACCCGCCGGTCAATGCTCTGCACCCCATCA TCATCGAGGGGCTAAAGGAGAAGTACGCCGAGGCCCTTGATCGCGACGACGTCAAGGCCATCGTGCTCACTG GCGCGGCTGGCAAGTTTTGTGGAGGCTTCGATATCAATGTATTCTCAAAAGTTCATGAGACTG GAGACGTGTCCATTTTGCCTGAGATGTCTTTTGAGCTTGTGTCGAATATGATGGAAG ATGGCAAAAAGCCTTCTGTCGCTGCAATTCAAGGCCTTGCTCTTGGCGGTGGTCTAGAGTTGACTATG ggTTGTCATGCTCGGATAGCTACCCCTGAAGCTCAACTTGGATTACCAGAGCTAACTCTTGGCGTGATTCCTGGAGCTGGAG GAACTCAGCGTCTACCGAGGCTTGTAGGTCTGCCCAAAGCAATAGAAATGATGCTG CAATCGAAGTTCATTAcagccaaggaaggaaaagaaCGTGGTTTTATTGATGCGCTTTGCTCCCCTGATGAGTTGATAAAAATGTCACGCTCTTGGGCTCTGGAGATTGCAAATTACCGTAAACCTTGGATAAGATCTCTTGGCAGAACAGATAGGCTTGGTTCACTGTCTGAAGCTCGTGCTGTATTAAGTATGGCAAGGCAGCAAGCAAATAAGGTTGCAGCAAACATGCCACAGCACCAGGCCTGCCTAGATGTTATTGAAGAAGGTGCACTATATGGAGGCCATGCTGGTGTTGTGAAG GAAGCAAAGGTTTTCAAGGAGTTGGTAGTATCAACCACATCAAGGGCACTTGTCCATGCATTCTTCGCCCAGCGTTCCACCACTAAG GTACCAGGTGTTACTGATATTCAACTCAAACCTAGGAACATAAGAAAAGTTGCTGTTATTGGTGGTGGTCTTATGGGTTCTGGAATTGCAACAGCCCTTCTTGTTGGCAATATATCTGTTGTCCTCAAGGAAGTAAACCCTCAATTTTTGCAAAGGGGACAAAAAACAATAGCAG GAAATCTGGAGGGCCTTGTCAAAAGAGGCTCATTGACCAAGGATAAAATGAGCAAGGCCATATCACTTCTCAAGGGTGCATTGGATTATTCAGATTTCAAGGATGTTGATATGGTTATTGAG GCtgttattgagaaggttcctttGAAGCAATCAATTTTTGCTGACATTGAGAAAATCTGCCCACCACATTGCATACTTGCAACGAACACTTCCACCATCGATTTGAATGTTATTGGCGAGAAGACAAATTCTCAAGATAGAATTATTGGGGCTCATTTTTTCAG CCCTGCTCATATTATGCCCTTGCTTGAAATTGTCCGGACGGAAAAGACATCACCACAAGCTATCCTTGATCTCATTACAGTTGGGAAAATAATAAAGAAAATCCCCGTTGTTGTTGGCAACTGCACAGGCTTTGCAGTAAATCGTACATTTTTCCCTTACACACAAGGTGCTCAGCTTCTAGTTAGTCTTGGCATTGATCTTTTCAGAATTGATCGAATAATAAGCAACTTTGGCATGCCAATGGGACCTTTTCA ACTCCAAGATTTAGCTGGATATGGAGTAGCCTTAGCAGTGAAGGATATCTATGCAGCTGCCTTTGGAACACGGAATTTTAACTCCGTTCTAGTGGATTTGATGGCGGAGACTGGGCGGCAGG GAAAGAGCAATGGAAAAGGTTACTACCTTTATGAGAAGGGTGCGAAGCCAAAGCCTGACCCTAATGTTCAACATGTGATTGACGAGTACAGAAGACAGGCAAAGACAATGCCGGGTGGAAAG CCTGTTACTTTATCAGATCAAGATATATTGGAGATGGTTTTCTTCCCAGTCGTTAATGAGGCATGCAGGGTCATGGATGAAAACGTGGTGATCAGGGCTGCTGATCTTGATATCGCATCTGTTCTTGGGATGGGCTTTCCTAAGTACAG GGGTGGCCTCATCTTTTGGGCTGACACGGTGGGAGCATCTTATATACATTCAAAGCTTAGCAAGTGGGCTGAAATGTACGGTGATTTCTTCAAACCATCATCATATTTGGAGGAAAGAGCAAAAAGCGGCCGACCACTG GCCGCGCCACGGACGGCTCACCAAGCTTCGACGAGGTCACGCATGTGA